A genomic segment from Labrus bergylta chromosome 3, fLabBer1.1, whole genome shotgun sequence encodes:
- the LOC109996341 gene encoding gastrula zinc finger protein XlCGF57.1-like gives MAGFKDLKELFSRRLLAAVIRDITEERTTSGYEEELHRQRKLLDVILTPEIKLQRTDVQQLLVSKEELPPGQQEWSHILDQEDTKPQHIKKEHEELWISQEEEQLQGLEEADTTKFPFTPVSVKSEDDEEKPQSSQLHQRQTEQMETGVDGEDCGGAEPERDSDPERCLQPETAVETEDSYGPETDDSHDWKETREHLLELNLKNKKLKTGKRPHSCSECGKRFNRKGTLTRHMLVHKGEKPYSCSECGKSFTQRGSLTTHMLIHTGEKAFSCSICSKCFTHRQNLTSHMLVHTGEKAFSCSECEKRFTLRVNLTSHMLVHTGEKPFSCSVCSKSFTRGEHLTRHMLVHTGEKPFSCSVCSKSFTRGEHLTRHMLVHTGEKAFSCSVCSKSFTQRGNLTNHKMSHTGEKPFSCSECGKRFSSKRYLTRHMMIHTGEKPFSCSECGKRFSSKRYLTRHMMIHTGEKC, from the exons atggccgggtttaaggatcttaaagagttattcagtcgacggctgctcgctgcggttatcagagatataacagaagaaagaacaacaagtggatacgaagaggagctccaccgacaaagaaaactgctggatgtgattttaactcctgaaatcaagctacagagaacag atgtccagcagctgttggtgagtaaagaagagcttccacctgggcagcaggagtggagccacattctggaccaggaggatacgaagccccaacacattaaaaaagaacatgaggaactgtggatcagtcaggaggaagaacagcttcaaggactggaggaggctgataccaccaagttccccttcactcctgtctctgtgaagagtgaagatgatgaagagaaacctcagtcctcacagcttcatcagagacaaactgaacagatggaaacaggggttgatggagaggactgtggaggagcagaaccagagagagactcagatccagagagatgtttacaaccagagactgcGGTCGAGACTGAAGACTCTTATGGAcctgagactgatgacagtcatgattggaaagagacaagagaacATCTGTTagaattaaacttgaaaaataagaaactaaagactggtaagagaccacaCAGCTGCTcggagtgtggtaaaagatttaaccgaAAAGGGactctgaccagacacatgttagttcataaaGGAGAGAAACCTtacagctgctctgagtgtggtaaaagttttacccaaagaggaagtctgaccacacacatgttaatTCATACAGgtgagaaagccttcagctgctctatTTGCAGTAAATGTTTTACACATAGACAAAATCTGACCAgtcacatgttagttcatacaggagagaaagccttcagctgttCTGAGTGTGAAAAAAGATTTACCCTAAGAGTAAATCTGACCAgtcacatgttagttcatacaggagagaaacccttcagctgctctgtttgcagtaaaagctttacccgaGGAGAacatctgaccagacacatgttagttcatacaggagagaaacccttcagctgctctgtttgcagtaaaagctttacccgaGGAGAacatctgaccagacacatgttagttcatacaggagagaaagctttcagctgctctgtttgcagtaaaagctttacccaaagaggaaatctaaccaatcacaagatgagtcacacaggagagaaacctttcagctgctctgagtgtggtaaaaggtttagttCCAAGAGatatctgaccagacacatgatgattcacacaggagagaaacctttcagctgctctgagtgtggtaaaaggtttagttCCAAGAGatatctgaccagacacatgatgattcacacaggagagaaatgctaa